From the genome of Halictus rubicundus isolate RS-2024b chromosome 2, iyHalRubi1_principal, whole genome shotgun sequence, one region includes:
- the Gt gene encoding transcription factor giant isoform X2, protein MEGYIEPLANTMQALDFTYSRVPVTGSLEPPILDLSCKKNLSQTSRESVSCESRSNSPAAIEKHSQSKQVPGFESEEDLLKSRFEGRAFMVTPPSESDSPKKIKYGGIYNCSNVTDRSVTGQLDRFPALPMTMPIPVVPGIIPALFAENNNTEPCPMVGTSATSTTSPTTSGKDARLSPLSPEQGKKAPRPFKAYPKDPLSFSMGSGDQIYDPNSNEAYSDFRKRMLESVRRSNESTNTKMRRVTKSPSLPTSTVDEKDAAYWERRRKNNEAAKRSRDARRAKEDEIAIRAAFLEQENMKLRYELVALRNETAKLRCMVYST, encoded by the coding sequence ATGGAAGGCTACATCGAGCCGTTGGCAAACACAATGCAGGCTCTGGACTTCACCTACTCGAGGGTACCTGTCACAGGATCGTTGGAGCCTCCGATTTTGGATCTTTCCTGCAAAAAGAATCTCTCGCAGACGTCGCGGGAGTCTGTGTCCTGCGAATCGAGATCGAATTCGCCTGCCGCCATCGAGAAACATTCGCAGTCTAAACAGGTGCCCGGTTTCGAGTCTGAAGAGGACCTTCTCAAGAGCCGCTTCGAAGGTCGGGCGTTCATGGTGACGCCTCCGTCGGAGTCCGATTCGCCTAAGAAGATCAAGTACGGAGGGATCTACAACTGCTCCAACGTGACGGACAGGAGTGTGACCGGTCAGCTCGATCGGTTCCCGGCGCTGCCAATGACTATGCCGATCCCGGTGGTGCCTGGCATTATTCCGGCGTTGTTCGCGGAGAATAATAACACCGAACCGTGTCCGATGGTTGGAACCTCGGCCACGTCGACGACATCCCCGACCACCAGTGGAAAAGACGCGAGACTGTCCCCGCTGAGTCCGGAGCAGGGTAAGAAAGCACCTAGGCCCTTCAAGGCCTACCCCAAGGACCCACTTTCCTTCAGCATGGGCTCGGGCGATCAGATCTACGATCCGAATTCGAACGAGGCGTACTCCGACTTCAGGAAGAGGATGCTGGAATCTGTTAGACGGTCGAATGAAAGTACGAACACCAAAATGAGACGCGTTACCAAAAGTCCAAGTCTGCCAACCAGCACTGTCGACGAGAAGGACGCTGCCTACTGGGAGAGAAGAAGGAAGAACAACGAAGCCGCGAAAAGGTCCAGGGACGCCAGAAGGGCGAAAGAGGATGAAATTGCTATCAGAGCAGCTTTTCTTGAACAGGAGAATATGAAGCTGAGATATGAATTGGTTGCCTTAAGAAACGAGACGGCGAAGCTCAGATGTATGGTTTATTCGACATAG
- the Tko gene encoding 30S ribosomal protein S12 technical knockout, translated as MNVLARSLVNITRSFLGNSIESKQSQLLRLCANPNVQAGSLLNATKSCIGNIFQGFEQVRFGSSLRRMHALSKVEKKKREPNRPLDGKPFAKGVIIKTVIRKPKKPNSANRKCVIVRLSTGKEMTAYVPGIGHNLQEHNVVLCKVGKLQDTPGVRIKCVRGKYDLPHVVKKKA; from the exons ATGAACGTTTTAGCTAGAAGTTTAGTGAACATAACTCGATCGTTCTTGGGGAATTCTATCGAAA GTAAACAATCACAATTATTACGGCTCTGTGCAAACCCCAATGTTCAAG ctGGAAGTCTATTAAACGCTACAAAGTCATGTATTGGAAACATCTTCCAAG GCTTCGAGCAGGTGAGATTCGGATCGTCATTAAGAAGAATGCACGCCCTCAGTAAAGtggagaagaagaaacgagaACCAAACAGGCCCTTGGATGGGAAACCATTCGCGAAGGGCGTAATTATAAAGACGGTCATCAGGAAACCAAAGAAACCGAATTCTGCGAATCGAAAGTGCGTCATCGTTCGACTATCCACTGGCAAAGAAATGACAGCTTACGTGCCTG GAATTGGCCACAATCTTCAAGAACACAACGTGGTGCTGTgcaaagtgggaaaattgcaaGATACTCCGGGTGTTCGGATAAAATGCGTTCGTGGAAAATATGATTTACCTCACGTTGTCAAGAAAAAGGCGTAA
- the LOC143365366 gene encoding uncharacterized protein LOC143365366 isoform X1, with protein sequence MEEFKEIHGDIYQLLCFTGLWPVHDSQFAFRMMAKRFLIPTITLACLVIQYKTLTSVELTLENVLSTMSFSGPMVLFFVRYMSFLLAFSTIRKLFMAVQNDFVIWKNTIEMDMFNEYIQKAKVLYYYYLRLVSFTVISMSLAMIPIITQKKLQAGYLRYFGFYYAESSIKTTCVCFQILFVYGIGIFCVLGTEASMSVCSHHICGLLKITSYKITTTINDVAKSTTAKTVNIAPAIKLHLHAIDMMDSISQDLGLSYLVTIGTAVVSFSLNLCRIFLVLVESNHLDEAVVPFLIILSHVIMIFLGNHCGQTMSNTSLEVFNAAYNSFWYYIPLNARKLVAFIMMRSAKELECNFLSLYTAGYEGCSMMLSTSFSYFTVLYSVH encoded by the exons ATGGAAGAGTTCAAAGAGATCCACGGTGACATATATCAACTGCTCTGCTTCACTGGACTATGGCCTGTCCACGATTCCCAATTCGCTTTCCGAATGATGGCGAAGCGATTCCTTATCCCTACGATTACGCTCGCATGTTTGGTCATCCAG taCAAGACTTTGACCTCGGTAGAGTTGACGCTGGAAAATGTGCTATCGACAATGTCGTTCAGTGGACCAATGGTATTGTTCTTTGTACGATACATGTCTTTCCTTCTCGCGTTCTCAACG ATACGAAAACTGTTTATGGCTGTGCAAAACGATTTTGTAATATGGAAAAATACGATTGAGATGGATATGTTCAATGAGTACATACAGAAAGCAAAAGTCTTGTATTACTACTATTTAC GTCTTGTAAGCTTCACGGTGATCTCGATGAGCCTAGCAATGATTCCTATAATAACACAGAAAAAGCTTCAAGCTGGGTACCTCCGTTATTTTGGATTTTATTACGCCGAGTCAAGCATTAAAACCACTTGTGTATGCTTCCAAATTTTGTTTGTATATGGAATTGGTATATTTTGCGTACTCGGTACGGAAGCATCGATGAGTGTCTGTAGCCATCACATATGCGGATTACTTAAAATCACTAG CTACAAAATTACAACGACAATCAACGACGTGGCAAAATCGACCACTGCGAAAACAGTAAACATTGCTCCAGCTATTAAACTACACTTGCACGCTATCGA CATGATGGATTCTATATCACAGGATTTAGGATTGTCGTATTTAGTGACGATTGGAACGGCTGTCGTTTCCTTCTCTTTGAATCTGTGCCGT ATTTTTCTGGTGCTTGTGGAGTCGAACCACTTGGATGAAGCGGTGGTCCCCTTCCTAATCATCTTGTCACACGTGATAATGATATTCCTGGGTAATCATTGCGGGCAGACAATGTCAAATACTAGCCTTGAGGTTTTTAATGCAGC ATACAATTCGTTTTGGTACTATATACCGCTGAATGCCAGGAAACTGGTGGCTTTTATTATGATGAGATCTGCAAAAGAGCTGGAATGCAACTTTTTGAGCTTGTACACTGCAGGTTACGAAGGTTGCTCGATG ATGCTCAGTACGTCATTTTCGTATTTTACCGTGCTCTATTCGGTCCATTAG
- the LOC143365366 gene encoding uncharacterized protein LOC143365366 isoform X2, whose protein sequence is MEEFKEIHGDIYQLLCFTGLWPVHDSQFAFRMMAKRFLIPTITLACLVIQYKTLTSVELTLENVLSTMSFSGPMVLFFVRYMSFLLAFSTIRKLFMAVQNDFVIWKNTIEMDMFNEYIQKAKVLYYYYLRLVSFTVISMSLAMIPIITQKKLQAGYLRYFGFYYAESSIKTTCVCFQILFVYGIGIFCVLGTEASMSVCSHHICGLLKITSMMDSISQDLGLSYLVTIGTAVVSFSLNLCRIFLVLVESNHLDEAVVPFLIILSHVIMIFLGNHCGQTMSNTSLEVFNAAYNSFWYYIPLNARKLVAFIMMRSAKELECNFLSLYTAGYEGCSMMLSTSFSYFTVLYSVH, encoded by the exons ATGGAAGAGTTCAAAGAGATCCACGGTGACATATATCAACTGCTCTGCTTCACTGGACTATGGCCTGTCCACGATTCCCAATTCGCTTTCCGAATGATGGCGAAGCGATTCCTTATCCCTACGATTACGCTCGCATGTTTGGTCATCCAG taCAAGACTTTGACCTCGGTAGAGTTGACGCTGGAAAATGTGCTATCGACAATGTCGTTCAGTGGACCAATGGTATTGTTCTTTGTACGATACATGTCTTTCCTTCTCGCGTTCTCAACG ATACGAAAACTGTTTATGGCTGTGCAAAACGATTTTGTAATATGGAAAAATACGATTGAGATGGATATGTTCAATGAGTACATACAGAAAGCAAAAGTCTTGTATTACTACTATTTAC GTCTTGTAAGCTTCACGGTGATCTCGATGAGCCTAGCAATGATTCCTATAATAACACAGAAAAAGCTTCAAGCTGGGTACCTCCGTTATTTTGGATTTTATTACGCCGAGTCAAGCATTAAAACCACTTGTGTATGCTTCCAAATTTTGTTTGTATATGGAATTGGTATATTTTGCGTACTCGGTACGGAAGCATCGATGAGTGTCTGTAGCCATCACATATGCGGATTACTTAAAATCACTAG CATGATGGATTCTATATCACAGGATTTAGGATTGTCGTATTTAGTGACGATTGGAACGGCTGTCGTTTCCTTCTCTTTGAATCTGTGCCGT ATTTTTCTGGTGCTTGTGGAGTCGAACCACTTGGATGAAGCGGTGGTCCCCTTCCTAATCATCTTGTCACACGTGATAATGATATTCCTGGGTAATCATTGCGGGCAGACAATGTCAAATACTAGCCTTGAGGTTTTTAATGCAGC ATACAATTCGTTTTGGTACTATATACCGCTGAATGCCAGGAAACTGGTGGCTTTTATTATGATGAGATCTGCAAAAGAGCTGGAATGCAACTTTTTGAGCTTGTACACTGCAGGTTACGAAGGTTGCTCGATG ATGCTCAGTACGTCATTTTCGTATTTTACCGTGCTCTATTCGGTCCATTAG
- the LOC143365383 gene encoding uncharacterized protein LOC143365383 codes for MSRSICTVFVALAIIQAAFACVEKLDEIIKLEEMKETIPEIELYEPEGTTHVGDIILGRRRENEAVYVLDYDYKNDRDYNFYIELHMPLPKDKKIHYLSGRNKDGSSIAMCGTLADNLDKSEGVVVLRFPPHSQCNVKFTFGAH; via the exons ATGTCTCGCTCCATTTGCACCGTCTTCGTGGCCCTGGCTATCATCCAGGCCGCTTTTGCCTGCGTTGAGAAACTGGACGAGATCATAAAATTGGAGGAAATGAAGGAGACGATTCCGGAAATTGAATTG TATGAACCAGAAGGTACTACACATGTTGGAGATATTATATTGGGTAGGCGTCGGGAAAATGAAGCTGTCTATGTCTTGGACTACgattataaaaatgacaggGACTATAACTTTTACATAGAATTGCACATGCCTCTTCCTAAAG ATaagaaaattcattatttaAGTGGAAGGAATAAAGACGGTAGCTCTATCGCGATGTGCGGTACTTTGGCGGACAATCTAGATAAGTCTGAGGGAGTGGTGGTACTAAGATTCCCACCTCACTCGCAGTGTAACGTAAAATTCACCTTTGGAGCGCATTAA
- the LOC143365367 gene encoding uncharacterized protein LOC143365367 isoform X1 — MEEFKAIHGELYNLQSFCGFWPFPESRNIFLQLVKRYVINSITIACIVIQYSTLRNVELTLDNVLSTLSFSGPMLLFFVRYVSYLLALKTMRRVFQSMENDFAKWKNTDEMKLFEEEIKQAKLIYHHYTRLVVFTVVGLYLAFIPIITQPTHQVAYLRYFGFYFTKQSIKTTLVCFQIMFVFGIGIFCILGTEASLSVICHHVCGLLKITGYKVTMAINDAAKSTTVKTVNIAPAIKLHLKAIDMIDSISQDLGLSYLVTIGTAIVSFSLNLYRIFMAIMQRSLDETVAPSLIIIAHIIMLFLGNHCGQRVSNTSLELFNAAYSSEWYNIPPNERKLVTFIMLKSSRELVICLLSLYTASYEGYSMIMRTAFSYFTVLLSVQ; from the exons ATGGAAGAGTTCAAAGCGATCCACGGCGAATTGTATAACCTGCAGAGCTTCTGCGGATTTTGGCCATTTCCAGAATCTCGAAATATTTTCCTGCAGCTGGTCAAGCGATACGTTATCAATTCGATTACCATAGCGTGTATTGTCATCCAG taCAGCACGCTGCGCAACGTAGAACTCACCTTGGATAATGTGCTATCGACGTTGTCGTTCAGCGGGCCAATGTTATTGTTCTTTGTGCGATACGTGTCTTACCTTTTGGCACTGAAAACA ATGCGCAGAGTCTTTCAGAGCATGGAAAACGATTTCGCGAAATGGAAAAATACGGACGAAATGAAATTGTTCGAAGAAGAAATAAAGCAAGCAAAACTCATATATCACCACTATACAC GTCTAGTGGTTTTCACAGTAGTCGGGCTGTACCTGGCATTTATTCCCATAATAACACAGCCAACACATCAAGTTGCTTATCTTCGTTATTTTGGATTCTATTTCACCAAGCAGAGCATTAAGACAACTCTCGTATGCTTCCAAATTATGTTTGTATTTGGAATTGGTATATTTTGTATACTCGGCACGGAAGCATCACTGTCTGTCATTTGTCATCACGTTTGCGGTTTACTTAAGATCACTGG CTACAAAGTTACAATGGCAATCAACGACGCGGCAAAATCGACCACTGTAAAAACAGTAAACATAGCTCCAGCTATAAAACTACACTTGAAGGCTATCGA CATGATAGATTCTATCTCACAGGATTTAGGATTGTCGTATCTAGTGACGATTGGAACGGCTATCGTTTCCTTCTCTTTGaatctataccgt ATATTTATGGCGATAATGCAAAGAAGCTTGGATGAAACAGTGGCTCCCTCCCTGATCATCATAGCGCACATAATAATGTTATTCCTGGGCAATCATTGCGGTCAAAGGGTGTCAAATACCAGCCTTGAGCTTTTTAATGCAGC ATACTCTTCGGAATGGTATAATATACCGCCGAATGAAAGGAAACTGGTCACTTTCATAATGCTGAAGTCTTCGAGAGAGCTGGTAATCTGCCTGCTAAGTCTGTATACTGCTAGTTACGAAGGATACTCGATG ATCATGAGAACAGCATTTTCCTATTTCACTGTCTTGCTTTCGGTCCAGTAG
- the LOC143365367 gene encoding uncharacterized protein LOC143365367 isoform X2, whose translation MLLFFVRYVSYLLALKTMRRVFQSMENDFAKWKNTDEMKLFEEEIKQAKLIYHHYTRLVVFTVVGLYLAFIPIITQPTHQVAYLRYFGFYFTKQSIKTTLVCFQIMFVFGIGIFCILGTEASLSVICHHVCGLLKITGYKVTMAINDAAKSTTVKTVNIAPAIKLHLKAIDMIDSISQDLGLSYLVTIGTAIVSFSLNLYRIFMAIMQRSLDETVAPSLIIIAHIIMLFLGNHCGQRVSNTSLELFNAAYSSEWYNIPPNERKLVTFIMLKSSRELVICLLSLYTASYEGYSMIMRTAFSYFTVLLSVQ comes from the exons ATGTTATTGTTCTTTGTGCGATACGTGTCTTACCTTTTGGCACTGAAAACA ATGCGCAGAGTCTTTCAGAGCATGGAAAACGATTTCGCGAAATGGAAAAATACGGACGAAATGAAATTGTTCGAAGAAGAAATAAAGCAAGCAAAACTCATATATCACCACTATACAC GTCTAGTGGTTTTCACAGTAGTCGGGCTGTACCTGGCATTTATTCCCATAATAACACAGCCAACACATCAAGTTGCTTATCTTCGTTATTTTGGATTCTATTTCACCAAGCAGAGCATTAAGACAACTCTCGTATGCTTCCAAATTATGTTTGTATTTGGAATTGGTATATTTTGTATACTCGGCACGGAAGCATCACTGTCTGTCATTTGTCATCACGTTTGCGGTTTACTTAAGATCACTGG CTACAAAGTTACAATGGCAATCAACGACGCGGCAAAATCGACCACTGTAAAAACAGTAAACATAGCTCCAGCTATAAAACTACACTTGAAGGCTATCGA CATGATAGATTCTATCTCACAGGATTTAGGATTGTCGTATCTAGTGACGATTGGAACGGCTATCGTTTCCTTCTCTTTGaatctataccgt ATATTTATGGCGATAATGCAAAGAAGCTTGGATGAAACAGTGGCTCCCTCCCTGATCATCATAGCGCACATAATAATGTTATTCCTGGGCAATCATTGCGGTCAAAGGGTGTCAAATACCAGCCTTGAGCTTTTTAATGCAGC ATACTCTTCGGAATGGTATAATATACCGCCGAATGAAAGGAAACTGGTCACTTTCATAATGCTGAAGTCTTCGAGAGAGCTGGTAATCTGCCTGCTAAGTCTGTATACTGCTAGTTACGAAGGATACTCGATG ATCATGAGAACAGCATTTTCCTATTTCACTGTCTTGCTTTCGGTCCAGTAG
- the LOC143362957 gene encoding uncharacterized protein LOC143362957, with protein MVKGVLVNIIGERNSRNNKFIDNYYPGDQDLPKLIGGAEVLRKQKNEGPWSCPGHPDHPGLLLPTFQLVDRETRNPKWRLVYSYPSSVSMVIPSAVKLIIAYPASEVNAERFHENDVERKVVLVVA; from the exons atggtcaagggagtgctggTCAatatcattggcgaaaggaatt ccagaaataacaaatttatcgatAATTACTATCCCGGCGATCAagatctaccgaaattaattggg GGAGCGGAAGTGCTGCGGAAACAGAAGAacgaaggaccttggagctGCCCTGGCCACCCTGACCACCCCGGCCTACTCTTGCCTACCTTCCAgttggttg atcgtgagacacgaaaccccaaatggcgattggtctactcttatcCCTCTTCTGTGTCCATGGTAATACCATCTGCAGTTAAACTTATCATCGCTTACCCAGCGAGTGAGGTGAATGCAGAGAGGTTTCACGAGAACGACGTAGAGAGGAAAGTGGTGCTGGTTGTCGCGTGA
- the Gt gene encoding transcription factor giant isoform X1: MGERELPSSPNDDAVSVEFLSYLLSDQDNPQATTRLLEEYFLNYSSEMEGYIEPLANTMQALDFTYSRVPVTGSLEPPILDLSCKKNLSQTSRESVSCESRSNSPAAIEKHSQSKQVPGFESEEDLLKSRFEGRAFMVTPPSESDSPKKIKYGGIYNCSNVTDRSVTGQLDRFPALPMTMPIPVVPGIIPALFAENNNTEPCPMVGTSATSTTSPTTSGKDARLSPLSPEQGKKAPRPFKAYPKDPLSFSMGSGDQIYDPNSNEAYSDFRKRMLESVRRSNESTNTKMRRVTKSPSLPTSTVDEKDAAYWERRRKNNEAAKRSRDARRAKEDEIAIRAAFLEQENMKLRYELVALRNETAKLRCMVYST, encoded by the exons ATGGGAGAACGCGAACTTCCGTCATCGCCGAACGATGATGCGGTTTCTGTCGAATTTTtatcttatttactatcagacCAAGACAATCCTCAAGCCACTACGAGACTACTGGAGGAGTATTTCCTAAACT ATAGCAGCGAAATGGAAGGCTACATCGAGCCGTTGGCAAACACAATGCAGGCTCTGGACTTCACCTACTCGAGGGTACCTGTCACAGGATCGTTGGAGCCTCCGATTTTGGATCTTTCCTGCAAAAAGAATCTCTCGCAGACGTCGCGGGAGTCTGTGTCCTGCGAATCGAGATCGAATTCGCCTGCCGCCATCGAGAAACATTCGCAGTCTAAACAGGTGCCCGGTTTCGAGTCTGAAGAGGACCTTCTCAAGAGCCGCTTCGAAGGTCGGGCGTTCATGGTGACGCCTCCGTCGGAGTCCGATTCGCCTAAGAAGATCAAGTACGGAGGGATCTACAACTGCTCCAACGTGACGGACAGGAGTGTGACCGGTCAGCTCGATCGGTTCCCGGCGCTGCCAATGACTATGCCGATCCCGGTGGTGCCTGGCATTATTCCGGCGTTGTTCGCGGAGAATAATAACACCGAACCGTGTCCGATGGTTGGAACCTCGGCCACGTCGACGACATCCCCGACCACCAGTGGAAAAGACGCGAGACTGTCCCCGCTGAGTCCGGAGCAGGGTAAGAAAGCACCTAGGCCCTTCAAGGCCTACCCCAAGGACCCACTTTCCTTCAGCATGGGCTCGGGCGATCAGATCTACGATCCGAATTCGAACGAGGCGTACTCCGACTTCAGGAAGAGGATGCTGGAATCTGTTAGACGGTCGAATGAAAGTACGAACACCAAAATGAGACGCGTTACCAAAAGTCCAAGTCTGCCAACCAGCACTGTCGACGAGAAGGACGCTGCCTACTGGGAGAGAAGAAGGAAGAACAACGAAGCCGCGAAAAGGTCCAGGGACGCCAGAAGGGCGAAAGAGGATGAAATTGCTATCAGAGCAGCTTTTCTTGAACAGGAGAATATGAAGCTGAGATATGAATTGGTTGCCTTAAGAAACGAGACGGCGAAGCTCAGATGTATGGTTTATTCGACATAG
- the LOC143365385 gene encoding uncharacterized protein LOC143365385 gives MNTFIVLAIIALACPIYGQEEKHLEKRGISLGGYGGSGLGGGLSGGYGGGLSGGYGGGLSGGHSSIISSGYGGGLSGGYGGGVSGGYGGGISGGYGGGLSSGGYGGGLSSGGYGGGLSSGGYGRRGW, from the exons ATGAATACCTTC ATTGTTCTCGCTATCATCGCCTTGGCGTGCCCCATCTACGGCCAGGAAGAAAAGCACCTTGAGAAAAGAGGCATCAGCCTTGGAGGATATGGAGGATCTGGCTTAGGAGGAG GCCTTTCCGGTGGATATGGTGGCGGTCTTTCTGGTGGATATGGTGGCGGCCTTTCTGGTGGACACTCCAGTATAATCTCTAGCGGATATGGCGGCGGCCTTTCTGGTGGATATGGCGGTGGAGTCTCTGGTGGATATGGCGGTGGAATCTCTGGCGGATATGGTGGTGGACTCTCCTCTGGTGGATACGGTGGTGGACTCTCCTCTGGTGGATACGGTGGTGGACTCTCCTCTGGTGGATATGGCAGACGTGGATGGTAA